The Nitrosomonadales bacterium nucleotide sequence GCGCCTCGATCGCATCGGCCACCTCCGGCTTCTCGCCGTCGTGCAGCGCGTAGTAACGGCCCATGATGCCCTGCAGTTCCGGGAACTCGCCGACCATGTCGGTCAGCAGGTCGGCCTTGGACAGCCGCGCCGCCAGTTCCGCGTCCGCTTTGTCCGCATCCAGCAGGCGCGCGATGGTGCCGGCCAGTGTCTCGATACGCTCGACGCGCTGCAGTTGCGAACCCAGCTTGTTGTGGTACACCACGTTGGCGAGCTTGTCGACACGAGACTCCAGCGGCTTCTTGCGATCCTGGTCGAAGAAGAACTTCGCGTCGGCCAGGCGCGGACGCACCACGCGCTCGTTGCCACCGACCACCAGGCTCACATCCGCAGGGCGAATATTCGACACGATCAGGAATTTGTTGGTCAGCTTGCCCCCCGCATCCAGTAGCGGGAAATACTTCTGGTTCGCCTTCATGGTCAGGATCAGGCATTCCTGCGGCACCTCCAGGTATTCGGCTTCGAACGTGCCAACCAGCACATTGGGGCGCTCGACCAGCGCGGTCACCTCGTCCAGCAAGGCTTCGTCCTCGATCGGCTTGAGGTTTTCCTGTGCAGCAGCAGCGGTGAGTTGCCTGGCGATCTCGGCGCAGCGCTTCTCAAAGGACGGGATCACCGCGCCTTCGCTTTCCAGTTGCGCCTCGTAGCTGTCGGCATCCTTCAATACCACCTGCGCAACGTCGGCCTCGAAACGGTGGCCCTGCGTGGCGCGCCCGGCATTCAGGCCCAGCACGCTGACCGGCACCTCGTCGGCACCGTGCAAGGCGACCAGCCCATGCGCGGGTCGCACGAAACTCACGCTGTTCCAGCCGTCCTCGAGCTGGTAGCTCATCACCTTGGCGATCGGCAGTTTAGCGAGTGTTTCTTCCAGCGCCTTCTGCAGGCCTTCCGCCAGTGTTGCACCCTTCACGATGCTGTCGAAGAACAGCGCCTCCGCCTTGCCGTCCTGCGCACGCTTCAGCTTAGTCACGACCGACGCATCGGCTCCCAAGCCGGCGAGTTTCTTCAGCAATGCGGGCGTAGCCTGCCCGTTCGCATCCAGCCCCACCGCCACCGGCATCAGCTTCTGCGACACCGGCTTGTCCGGCGCCTGCGTCGCCACGTCCGCGACATGCACCCCGAGACGGCGCGGTGACGCATAAGAAGTAATGGCCGCCCCATCGGCAACCAGTCCCTGCGACCGCAAACCCGCAACCAGTTCCCCGGCAAAACTTTCGCCCAGCCTCTTCAGCGACTTCGGCGGCAGTTCCTCGACGAACAATTCGACTAATAAATTTCTGCTGGTCATGCTCAAACCTCGTCATTCCCGCGCAGGCGGGAATCCAGTTGATTCAACGAATCCCGCAACGCGGGACAATGCTGGTTTTGTCCGCTGCGCGGAAGATTTATTTTCGCTGGATTCCGGGTCAAGCCCGGAATGACGGCATGGATGGCTCTCATGCTATGCGGCCTCCTTCTGCAACTTGGCCAGCACTTCATCGGCCCATGCTTTCGGCGCCATCGGGAAGCCGAGACGGGCGCGGCTGTCGAGGTAACTCTGCGCGACGCTGCGCGCAAGGTTGCGGATGCGGCCGATGTAGGCGGCGCGTTCGGTGACGGAGATCGCGCCGCGAGCGTCCAGCAGGTTGAACGTATGTGCCGCTTTCAGCACCTGCTCGTAAGCAGGCAGTGCCAGCTGCTGTTCCATCAGATGCTTCGCCTGTTTCTCGTGGCTGCCGAACGCGCCGAGCAGGAATTCCACATCGCTATGCTCGAAGTTATAAGTGGATTGCTCCACTTCGTTCTGGTGATACACGTCACGATAGCTGACGCCCGGCGTCCAGGTCAGGTCGAACACGTTCTCCACGCTCTGCAGGTACATCGCCAACCGCTCCAGTCCGTATGTGATCTCGCCGGTGATCGGCTTGCAGTCGATGCCGCCGACCTGCTGGAAATAAGTGAACTGCGTCACTTCCATGCCGTTCAGCCAGACTTCCCAGCCCAGCCCCCACGCACCCAGCGTCGGGTTCTCCCAGTCGTCCTCGACGAAGCGGATATCGTTCTGCTTGAGGTCGAACCCGAGCGCCTCCAGCGAGCCGAGATACAGATCGATGATGTTGGCCGGCGCCGGTTTCAACACCACCTGGAACTGGTAGTAATGCTGCAGCCGGTTCGGGTTATCGCCATAGCGTCCATCCTTGGGGCGGCGCGAAGGCTGCACGTAAGCCGCCTTCCACGGCTCCGGGCCCAGTGCGCGCAAAAACGTGGCGGTATGCGACGTGCCCGCGCCGACCTCCATGTCGTAAGGTTGCAGCAGTGCGCAGCCCTGTTTGTCCCAGTAATTCTGTAGCGTCAGGATGATTTGCTGAAAGCTGGGCTTGCCCAGCTTTGGTGAAGACTCATACCCGTTTTTAGGCGTGATGTCGGATCCAGAGGTTTGCATTATTCAGTTTTCGGCGATTGCAGGAGCGCGCATTTTACCGTTTTTCGTCTCTTCCCGTTAGGTCGATAAGTCTCAGCTTGGCAACGCGCGGCATCCCCTTGATTACCCTTTCACGCTTCAGTGCGCCAGACTTGTCGGGACACGCCTCGGCGTACACCATCGCCACCGGCAATCTTGCGCGCGTATATTTCGATGCCGTTCCGGCATTGTGCGCAACGATGCGCCTGTCGAGGTTGTTGGTGATGCCGCAGTACAGGGTGTCGTCGGCGCAGCGCAACAGGTAACAGAACCAGTTCACCCCCCCCTCTCCCCTACCCCTCCCCCCGCGAGGGGGGAGGGGCTGTATTGCCCTCTCCCGCAAGCGGGAGAGGGAATGCTTTGCGGCGCACCCAGGCATAGGCCAGCATCAGCGCGATCAGCAGCATCACGGCAACATTTCCCCAGCGCACGTATGGCGTCATGCCCTGATAGCCTTGCGCCGCGCCAAGCAGCACGCCTTCCCGATGTTGCGGCAGTTGTTGCAATACCCTGCCGTCTGCACCGATGATGGATGTGACACCGGTATTGGTGGCGCGCAGTAGCATGCGACCGCTTTCCAGCGCGCGCATCTGCGCGATCTGGTTATGCTGTTCCGCTGCATGCGAATGGCCGTACCATGCATCGTTGGTGACGTTCACCAGCAGCGTGGCCTGCGGCAGGGCGCGGATGATCTCCTCACCGAACGCGTCCTCATAGCAGATGTTGGCCGCAACACGCTGTCCGGCCACTTCCAGCGGCGGTTGACGCATGCCGCCGCGACCCAGATCGCCCATCGGGATGTCGAGCACGCCGTTGATGAACCAGCCGATGAGCGGGCGCAGCGGGATGAATTCGCCGAACGGTACCAGATGCTGCTTGCGGTAGTGCTGTTCATCCGCCATGCCCAGCGTGAACACGCTGTTGTAATAGATGCCGTTGTCGCGCTCGAAGGCGCCGATCAGCATGTCTCCGCCGTTCTGCCGGGCGTGCTTGCGCAACTGTTCGAGCAGGGCGCCGGGCATCTCGTGGCGCAGCAGCGGCAGCGCGGTCTCGGGCAGCACGGTGAGGCGCGCGTCGCTTTGCAGCGCCAGACGGCGATAGGTTTCCAGCGTGCCGACCAGCGCTTCTTCGTTGAACTTGAGATCCTGCGCGATGTTGCCCTGCACCAGCGCGACGCTGACCGGTCCGCCCGCAGGCTGCGTCCACGGTACGGCACGCAACAGCGCCCCGGTTCCCCACAATACTGCCAATGCCAGCAGCGCGGCACGCCCAAGCCTGTTCCAGCGTTCCAGCCATAGCATCGCAAGCAACCCGGCGCTCACCGCTGCTACCAGCGACACGCCATACACACCCAGCAGCGGCGCGTATCCCGCCAGCGGGCTGTCCGAATGAGCATAGCCCAGGGTCAGCCACGGGAATCCGGTAAAGATCATGCCGCGCAGCCATTCCACGGACACCCAGGCCGCCGGCATCAGCAGGACGAGCGCCGCAGGCGCAGGAATGCCGTACGTTGCATCCGGTCTGGCGCGCCTCGATTCTTCCGGGCTCCTGAACCATGTGCCGTTCAACAAGGGAAAGCGCGCCTGCGCATAACAGGCCAGCGAGGGGAACAGCGCGAGGAAAGCCGCGAACAGCAAGGTGGCTGGCAGCGCCAGCAGCATCGGCATGTCGCCGTAATCGTGCAGCGCGACATAGATCCAGCCGATTCCGGCAACGAACAACCCCAGTCCGAAGGCAAACCCCAGGCGCGCCGCCTCGGTTGGAGTGGCTGCGCGCAGCAGCACGAACAGCACGGCAAGCGCGAGCACCGGGAGCGGGAAAATGCCGAACGGCGCGAAGCCGGTCACGCAAAGCGCTCCTGCGGCACAGGCTGCGATCAGGGATTGATATGTCTTGAACATCGAATGAAGCGATCCGCGAGAGAGGCGCAAAGAATAACCGATTCCGTCCCGGGCGGCATTTGTGATTAAATCGCCGCCCGAACCAATGAATCTGTCCCCGCCCCATGGAAAAAGTCCGCCTGTCCAAACGCATGTCCGAACTCGGACTGTGCTCGCGCCGCGAAGCCGACGTCTATATCGAGAAAGGCTGGGTGGAAGTCGATGGCGAAACGGTCAGCGAACTGGGCAGCAAGGTCTACCCGCACCAGCAAGTGACGTTGCGCACCGCCGCGCAGCATACCCAGCAACAGCGCGTGACCATACTGATCAACAAGCCCATCGGTTACGTATCGGGACAGGCTGAGCACAACTACAAACCTGCCAGCGTACTGTTCGAGGCGGCGAACCACTGGAAGGAAGATGGCTCACCGCTACGCTTCCATCGCAGCCAACTCATCGGCCTCGCCCCGGCGGGCCGGCTGGACATCGATTCGCAAGGCCTGCTGGTACTCACCCAGGATGGCCGTGTCGCCAAACGGCTGATCGGCGAGGACTCTCCCGTGGACAAGGAATACCTGGTACGCGTGCAGGGCAAGCTGGATGACAGCGGGCTGGCCCTGCTCAACCACGGGCTGAAACTGGATGGCGCTTACCTGAAACCCGCCAAGGTGACCTGGCAGAATGAAGACCAGCTACGTTTCGTGCTGCACGAAGGAAAGAAGCGCCAGATACGCCGCATGTGCGAACTGGTCGGGCTGAAAGTGAGCGGCCTGAAACGCATCCGCATCGGCAAGGTAAAACTGGGCAATCTTCCGCTCGGACAGTGGCGCTATCTGGGAGAGAACGAGCAGTTCTGATCCCCCCTCCGCTAAGCGGCAGGCTCGGTCTTTTTGCGTTCCACCAGCAGCGAATACAGCCTGCGGCTATCCGCGCGCAACACGGTGAACGTCATGTCCCCGATCTGGATATGTGCGCCATGCCTGGGCAGTTGCCCGGCGGCTTTCAGCACCAGTCCACCCACCGTGTCATATTCTTCGTCGCTGAATTCCGTTCCGAGTACTTCATTGAAATCCACTATCTCGGTGTCGGCCTTGACGCGATACATGCCCGCGCCGTCCGGAATGATATTGTCCTCATCCTCGTCGAAGTCGTATTCATCCTCGATATCGCCGACGATCTGCTCCAGCACGTCCTCTATCGTCACCATGCCGGACACGCCGCCGTATTCATCCACGACCAGCGCGATGTGATTGCGGTTGCTGCGAAAGTCGCGCAACAGCACGTTGAGACGCTTCGCTTCCGGCACGAATACCGCAGGCCGCAACATGTCGCGCACATCGAATTCCTCTCCCGCGTAATAGCGCAACAGGTCTTTCGCCAGCAGGATGCCGATGATGTTGTCCTTGTCGCCGTCCACTACCGGAAAACGCGAGTGTGCGGTTTCGATAACGAAAGGAATGAATTTTTCCGGCGACTCGCTGATGTCGATGACATCCATTTGCGCGCGCGGGATCATGATCTCGCGCACCTGGCGCTCGGAGACCTGCATCACGCCTTCCATCATCGACAACGCCTCCGCGTCCAGCAGGTTGCGCTCATAGGCCGAATGCAGCAGTTCGATAAGCTGTTCGCGGTCTTCGGGCTCGCGAAGCAGCAACGTGGAAAGACGCTCCAACAGGGTGGGCTTGCTACTCTCTGAATCGTCCATATTCGTATTGCTTAATTCACCTGGTAAGGATCGGGGTAGCGCAATTTTAGCATCAGTGCGGTTTCCATGGCCTCCATTGCGGCGGCTTCGCTGTCTTCATCATGTTCGTACCCCTGCAGGTGCAGCGCAGCGTGAATGGCCAGATGCGCATAATGCGCAAGCAACTCCTTGTTCTGCCCGGCGGCCTCCCTCTCCACCACCGGTGCGCAGATCGCCACATCGCCGGTTAACACGTCTCCATCGTCGTACACGAAGGTCAGCACGTTGGTCGCGTAATCCTTGCCGCGATAAGCCCTGTTCAATTCCCGCCCCTCCGCCTCGTCGACGATGCGCAGCGTCATGCGTGCATCGCGCTGCAAGGCGGCCGATATCCAGCGGCGCCATTGCGCGCGCGTCGGCAATTGCCGCGCATCGCTTGCATATTGCACGGACAGGGAAAGTTTATGTGTTCTTTTTCCGGTCATGATGCTCATAGGCGGTAACAATCTTCTGCACCAGCGGATGGCGCACCACATCCTCGGCCATGAAATCGCTGAACACGATGCCGCGCACCTCTTTCAGCACATCGCGCGCCTCAACCAGTCCGCTCTTTTGCCCGCGCACCAGGTCGATCTGGGTGACATCGCCGGTGATCACCGCCTTGCTGCCGAAACCGATGCGGGTCAGGAACATCTTCATCTGCTCGGGCGTGGTGTTCTGCGCCTCGTCGAGAATGATGAAGGAGTGGTTCAGCGTGCGCCCGCGCATATAGGCCAGCGGCGCAATCTCGATCACGCCGCGCTCGAATGCGCGACTGACTTTTTCCATTCCCATCAGATCGTACAGCGCATCATACAAAGGACGCAGATAAGGATCGACCTTCTGCGCCAGATCACCCGGCAGGAACCCCAGTTTTTCGCCGGCTTCCACGGCCGGCCGCACCAGCACCAGACGACGCACCGTTTCGCGCTGCAACGCATCCACTGCACAGGCCACGGCCAGATAGGTCTTGCCGGTTCCCGCAGGGCCGACGCCAAATGTGATGTCATGTTCCTGGATCGCCTGCAGATAAGCATTCTGGCGCGGGGTGCGCCCCCTGATCTCTGCTTTGCGCGTCATCAGCAGCGGCACGAAATCGCCGGATGGCGGCGCCTCGGCATGCCACTTCATCGCCTCGATCAGGCCGAGCTGCAGACGTTCCAGCGTGATGTCGTTTCTGGCGTCGCGGTAAAAATCCTGCAATACCTTGCGTGCCAGTTCAGCCTGCGCGCCCTGCACGCTGAAATGTTCACCGCGCCGCGCGATGCCAACTTCCAGCGCGTTCTCGATCTGACGCAGGTTCTCGTCGAACGGGCCGCACAGGTGGGCCAGCCGCTGGTTATCCACCGGATCCAAGGCAAACTGCAAAGGCTGTGCGGGCTCGTTCACTGTGCCTCCCGAAGCAGCTCGCCACGCAGCGTGTGTCGCACCACCTCGACGATCCGCACGTCGACGAAGCGTCCGATCATGCCCGGCGAGCCGCGAAAATTCACGATGCGGTTATTGTCGGTACGCGCAGCCAGTTCCTGCACGTTTTTCTTCGACACACCCTCGACCAGTACGCGCTGTAGCGTGCCAAGCATGGACTGATTAACCTGGCGCTCCAGTTCGTCGATGCGCGTCTGCAGGCGCGCCAGCCGCGCCGATTTCACTTCCGCAGGGGTTTCGTCCGGCAATTCGGCCGCCGGGGTGCCGGGGCGCGGGCTGTAGACGAAGCTGAAACTGACGTCGAAACCGACATCGTCGATCAGTTGCATCGTCGCATCGAAATCCTGCTCGGTCTCGCCGGGGAAACCGACGATAAAATCCGATGAGATGCAGATATCCGGGCGTACTGCGCGCAGCCGGCGCACGATGGATTTGTATTCCAGTGCTGTGTACCCGCGCTTCATCGCCGCGAGAATGCGGTCGGAACCGGACTGTACCGGCAGGTGCAGATGGCTGACCAGCTTGGGGGTGTCCGCATATGCATCGATCAGGCGTTGCGTCATTTCCCTGGGATGCGAAGTGGTATAACGCAACCGCTCGACGCCATCCAGCGCTGAGATGGCTTGCAGCAGAAAGGCGAAATCCACCGTGTCACCATCCTCAGTCTCGCCACGGTAGGCATTCACATTCTGCCCGAGCAGCGTGACCTCCTTCACCCCCTGCGCAACCAGCTCCCGCACATCGCGCATCACACTTTCCAGCGGGCGCGACACTTCCTCGCCACGCGTATAAGGCACCACACAGAACGTGCAATACTTGCTGCACCCCTCCATGATGGAAACGAAAGCTGCGCCGGATGACGTTTGCGGGGATGGCAAATGATCGAATTTTTCGATTTCCGGAAAGCTGATGTCCACCTGAGCACGGCCTGTGTCGCGCCGCGCACGGAACAATTGCGGCAAACGATGCAAGGTCTGCGGGCCGAACACCACATCCACATAAGGCGCTCGTTGCACGATCACCTCGCCTTCCTGACTGGCCACACATCCGCCCACCCCGATCAGCAGATCAGGATTGGACAACTTGAGCGGGCGCACGCGCCCCAGGTCGGAAAACACCTTGTCCTCGGCTTTTTCACGGATCGAACAGGTATTGAACAGGATCACGTCGGCCTCTTCAGGCCGGTCGGTCAGCACCATTCCCTCGCAGGCGCGCAACACATCTGCCATTTTGTCCGAGTCGTACTCGTTCATCTGGCAGCCATAGGTTTTGATATAGAGCTTTTTAGACACGTTATGATGATACCGGATAATCAAATAACTTCTTGTCGGCACCGGAGCGGCATGGCAACCTGATTTTTCAATCTCCCTGCTCAAGTTGCGTGTAATCCCGACAAAAAAACTTGTATAATTCGAAAAGTTTCAGTCGACTATTTTAAATAGCCGAGTTCAATAACAACAACACTCAGGGAAAGAAACGAAATGGACATCATCGCTACTGTAGCATCCCTCTTCACCGTACTGCTCTCGGCCGGTTTTGCCGTGTGGATGGTAACTCAGGCTTTCAAAAACTGATAAACGGCATGTGAAGGGCGGATGATTACCGCCCCCGCCGTTTAAAATTCCCGACTCTCCTCCCCCTTGTCTGCGCTTTAACGCGCCGGGCTTGTCTTGCCGTGGCACAATTGTTTGACACAAAAAAAATTTGTGCTACGATTCGTCCGGTCGTTTTGTTGTTATGTTCAACCTAAATTCTCTCGGGAGGAGAAAACATGTCAATTATCGCCACAGTTTGTGCAGTCGGCACCATGATCATAGCCGTTCTGTTTTCCCTGTTCATGGTCAAAGAACTGTTCAAGTAATCCGGCTTTAACGCTGCAAACAAAAAACTCCAGCCTGTCTGGAGTTTTTTTATTCATATCCGCATAAGATTTGCACCGCACCGAGACGTTTCAAGGCAATCCCACCTGAAAAATACTTTCGATAGTGAACGGGCGTAACTTATTCAACAAAAAGCCCCGATTAACGGGGCTTTTCTTTACTGCATTTGGTGGTGATAGGTGGATTTGAACCACCGACCTCAGCGTTATGAGTGCTGCGCTCTAACCACCTGAGCTATATCACCGCGAAGAGCGCGGCATTCTCCAGATTTCAGCCTGTTTTGTCAATCCAGAATCCGGCCACCGCGTTCGTGAAAGGCTATTTACCCTCCAGCAACTTGGCATGTGCAGCCGCCAAACGGGCGATCGGCACACGTGGCCCGGAACATGAAACATAGCTGAGTCCAACCTGGTGGCAAAAACGGATCGAAGCGGGATGACCGCCGTGTTCGCCGCAAATGCCAACCTTCAGACCGGGCTTCACTTCACGCCCCCACCCCACGGCCAACTCCATCAATTTACCGACACCGTGCGAGTCGAGCACTTCGAACGGATTGTCCTGCAAAATACCGACCTCGTTGTACATGGGCAGGAATTTGTTCTCCGCATCTTCGCGCGAGAACGAGAACGTGGCCTGCGTCAGATCGTTGGTGCCGAAGCTGAAGAATTCGACCTCTTCGGCCAGCGTACCCGCTCGCATGCAAGCGCGCACAACCTCTATCATCGTCCCGAACTTGAAGATCGGCGCGATGCCGGTTTCCTGCTCGACCTGCTTGCGGATGCTCTCCACATTGGCGCGCACCGACTTGAGCTCCTGCGCAGTACACACTTGCGGCACCATGATCTCGGGATGCACCTCGACACCATCCTTCTGGCACTGGCAGGCCGCCTCCAACACCGCACGTATCTGCATCGCGTAAATCTCTGGGAAAGTAATGCCGAGGCGCACGCCGCGATGCCCCAGCATCGGGTTCACCTCGAACAGGGCGCGCACCTTCCTGAGGATCGCCTCTTTCTTCTCGATCGCTTCATCGACCAACGACGAATCGGCGACTATATGTACTTGAGGCAAGCCGCCTTCCGGAACGCCCCCCGGATAGAGCAAACTGATGGTATCCGCCAGAATCTCCGCGCCGCGCATGGAATTGCGCAAATGACGAAGCTGCTCCAGATCCGAGAGCAATTGCTGTTCGGACGGCAGAAACTCGTGGATCGGCGGATCAAGCAGGCGCACCGTCACGGAATTCGGCGACATCGTCTTGAACAGCTCGATAAAGTCCTTGCGCTGGATCGGCAACAGTTTGTCCAGCGCAGCCTGACGCTGCTCGACCGTTTCGGAAACAATCATCTCCAGCACGATAGGCAGGCGGTCAGAGGCATTGAACATGCGTTCCGTACGACACAGTCCGATGCCCATCGCGCCATATTTCAGGGCGCGTCTCGCATCTTCTGGAATATCCGCATTGGCCATGACCTTCAGGCGCGCCTCCGCATCCGCCCAGGAAAGCAGGGTGACGAGCTGGTCGGTGAATTCGGCCTCCACGGTAGGTACTTCGCCGAGATAGACATTGCCCGATGTGCCGTCAATGGTAAGGATATCGCCTTCCTTGACGACAACATCGCCGATGTAAGCGCGACGCGCTTGCACATCCACTTCGATCCCTTCCGCGCCGGCGACACAGGGTTTTCCCATGCCGCGCGCGACCACCGCAGCATGGCTGGTCTTGCCGCCACGGCTGGTCAGGATGGCTTGCGAGGCGAAGAATCCATGGATGTCCTCCGGCTTGGTTTCCTCGCGCAGCAGGATGACTCGCTTGCCGGTCTTGCCCTGCGATTCGGCACGGTCCGCATCGAACACGACATGGCCGAAAGCGGCGCCCGGACTGGCGGGCAAACCATTGGCCAGCGGCTGCACATTCGCTCTGGGATCAAGGCGCGGGAACAGCATCTGCTCCAGCGATTCCGGATTGATGCGCAGCAATGCGCGTTCCTTGGAGATCAGACCTTCCTCGACCATCTCGACCGAGGTACGCACCATCGCCTGCGTGTTCATCTTGCCATTGCGCGTCTGCAGGCAATAAAGCACGCCCTTCTCGATGGTGAACTCGAAATCCTGCACCTCGGAATAATGACGCTCCAGTTTGTTGCGGAGCTCTTCCAGTTGGCGATGGAGATCGGGCATCTCTTCCGCCATCTGCGCGATCGGTTTGGGTGTGCGTATGCCTGCCACCACGTCCTCGCCCTGCGCGTTGACCAGATATTCACCATAAAGCAGGTTCTCGCCGGTAGCTGGATTACGGGTAAATGCGACACCGGTGGCCGAATCATTGCCGCGATTGCCGAACACCATGGTGCAAACGTTGACCGCCGTGCCGTTGGCCATGTCAGGAGTGATATTGAACTCACGGCGGTAATCGACAGCGCGCTTGCCCGACCACGAATTGAACACGGCCTTGATCGCCAACTCGAGCTGCTCATAAGGGTCGTCCGGGAAACCCCGACCGGTATGGGATTTGACCACCTCCAGGAAGATTTCCGTCACTTCTTTCAGATTCTCTGCCGAGAGCGCAACATCCTCCTTGGCGCCTTCGCGCTTCTTGATCGCCTCGAAAGGCTCGTCAAACAGGACATCGGGGATGCCCAGCGCAACCTTTCCGAACAACTGGATGAAACGGCGGTATGCATCATAAGCAAAGCGCTCGTCACCGGTCTGCTCGATTTCGCCTTGCAGCGTATCTTTGTTCATACCCAGGTTCAGGATGGTGTCCATCATACCCGGCATGGACATGGCGGAACCGGAACGTACCGACACCAGCAGCGGATTATGCGCATCGCCGAACCCCTGGCCGGTTTTCTTCTCCAGCGCCCCCATCTGCTCCCTGACTGCATCCATCAGACCGTTCGGCAGGGTTCGCCCTGCATCCAGATAAGACAGGCATGCTTCGGTCGTGATCGTGAAACCCGGCGGAACGTTCAGACCGATCTGCGTCATCTCACACAGGTTTGCGCCTTTGCCGCCCAACAGCATTTTATTTTTTCCGTCGCCCTTCTCGAAGGCATAGACAAATTGATTACCGTTCTTCATTTGAAACTCCACTCGATCTACTAAAAAACACGTGCCGGGCTATCGGCAGCGCATGTTTTTATGCGCTGGCCACTGACTTCACCCCCCGGGCATTACGGCAGGATACTCGCGCACGGAACGTTCTTCAACTCGCTTCCGGAGAAATCCTTCTTGATTGCAGCCAATCTGGCGATGGTTACCGCGTCTGGATTGTTCAATACGAACACGGTGGACTTGAGTTTGCTGGCACGCTCGCCGATCTTGGCGGTACGCACATCCTTGCCACTCAACTCCTCGAGAAATTTTCGTGCCGCCTCCTCGGTCTTGAACACGCCAAGCGAAATCGTGTTCAGCCATTGCCCCTCTTCCTGCACCACGAAATACTCGTCAACTTTTCGCGCCTTGAGTTGCAAAATCTTCTGATCCACTGCAGCCTTGTCCTGTAGCGGCCCCATATATACCCAATATCCGATGTTGCGCTCGATCTGGCGCTGACCCAATTTATCGCCCAGCTTCAGGCCGGCCAGAACCGTTGTGGCGCGCGTCAGGTCGGCCCCGGAAAAATCGCCCCACTCCACGCACATCCCTTCTTTTGACTCGACCTTGGGTGATGCCGCTGCGGCAGAAGTGGCCGCCGTCTCCGGCACAATGACGGGCGTGACAATGGTTACCGCCGCAACGGCGGCGCTCTTCGGCATCTCCAGCAAGCGTATTTTTTCCTCGTGCAATGCGGGCAGGGTCTGCACTTCCCTCTCGTCGGAAAATTTGAACCATCCCTGTTGCATGGCTGCAAAAAAGAACACGTTCGCCAACAGCAAAATCCAGAATATCGTTCTCATCACTCACCCGCTTCCCGTGCGATCACCAGCAATCCCTGCAAGACGAGATTATCCACGAGACGCAACTTCGCGTTAAGCCGCCCCCGCGCCAGATACGACTGCAACGTTCCTGCCGAGCCGCCGCTCAATATCACCGGCACCCGCTCGTCTTCGAGCAGCGCATATTGCCGCTCTATCGCCCCACAGGCGGCCTGGATGGCGCCACTCAACAGCGCATCCGCGGTATCGAGCGGGAACGCCGCATAGGCGCCGCCTGCCCGGTCCAGTTGCGCCGGCAGGTCGGTCAGGCCGCGCTGCATCAGCTCCAGGCCCGGCAGGATCAACCCGCCGAGGAATCTCCCATTACCGGACAGGGCGTCCACCGTAATCGCGGTACCGCAATTCACCACCAGACAGCTACCACCCA carries:
- the lnt gene encoding apolipoprotein N-acyltransferase, which gives rise to MFKTYQSLIAACAAGALCVTGFAPFGIFPLPVLALAVLFVLLRAATPTEAARLGFAFGLGLFVAGIGWIYVALHDYGDMPMLLALPATLLFAAFLALFPSLACYAQARFPLLNGTWFRSPEESRRARPDATYGIPAPAALVLLMPAAWVSVEWLRGMIFTGFPWLTLGYAHSDSPLAGYAPLLGVYGVSLVAAVSAGLLAMLWLERWNRLGRAALLALAVLWGTGALLRAVPWTQPAGGPVSVALVQGNIAQDLKFNEEALVGTLETYRRLALQSDARLTVLPETALPLLRHEMPGALLEQLRKHARQNGGDMLIGAFERDNGIYYNSVFTLGMADEQHYRKQHLVPFGEFIPLRPLIGWFINGVLDIPMGDLGRGGMRQPPLEVAGQRVAANICYEDAFGEEIIRALPQATLLVNVTNDAWYGHSHAAEQHNQIAQMRALESGRMLLRATNTGVTSIIGADGRVLQQLPQHREGVLLGAAQGYQGMTPYVRWGNVAVMLLIALMLAYAWVRRKAFPLPLAGEGNTAPPPSRGEG
- a CDS encoding GIY-YIG nuclease family protein, which encodes MPGCAAKHSLSRLRERAIQPLPPRGGRGRGEGGVNWFCYLLRCADDTLYCGITNNLDRRIVAHNAGTASKYTRARLPVAMVYAEACPDKSGALKRERVIKGMPRVAKLRLIDLTGRDEKR
- the glyQ gene encoding glycine--tRNA ligase subunit alpha codes for the protein MGKPSFQQIILTLQNYWDKQGCALLQPYDMEVGAGTSHTATFLRALGPEPWKAAYVQPSRRPKDGRYGDNPNRLQHYYQFQVVLKPAPANIIDLYLGSLEALGFDLKQNDIRFVEDDWENPTLGAWGLGWEVWLNGMEVTQFTYFQQVGGIDCKPITGEITYGLERLAMYLQSVENVFDLTWTPGVSYRDVYHQNEVEQSTYNFEHSDVEFLLGAFGSHEKQAKHLMEQQLALPAYEQVLKAAHTFNLLDARGAISVTERAAYIGRIRNLARSVAQSYLDSRARLGFPMAPKAWADEVLAKLQKEAA
- a CDS encoding rRNA pseudouridine synthase, producing MEKVRLSKRMSELGLCSRREADVYIEKGWVEVDGETVSELGSKVYPHQQVTLRTAAQHTQQQRVTILINKPIGYVSGQAEHNYKPASVLFEAANHWKEDGSPLRFHRSQLIGLAPAGRLDIDSQGLLVLTQDGRVAKRLIGEDSPVDKEYLVRVQGKLDDSGLALLNHGLKLDGAYLKPAKVTWQNEDQLRFVLHEGKKRQIRRMCELVGLKVSGLKRIRIGKVKLGNLPLGQWRYLGENEQF
- a CDS encoding glycine--tRNA ligase subunit beta, whose protein sequence is MTSRNLLVELFVEELPPKSLKRLGESFAGELVAGLRSQGLVADGAAITSYASPRRLGVHVADVATQAPDKPVSQKLMPVAVGLDANGQATPALLKKLAGLGADASVVTKLKRAQDGKAEALFFDSIVKGATLAEGLQKALEETLAKLPIAKVMSYQLEDGWNSVSFVRPAHGLVALHGADEVPVSVLGLNAGRATQGHRFEADVAQVVLKDADSYEAQLESEGAVIPSFEKRCAEIARQLTAAAAQENLKPIEDEALLDEVTALVERPNVLVGTFEAEYLEVPQECLILTMKANQKYFPLLDAGGKLTNKFLIVSNIRPADVSLVVGGNERVVRPRLADAKFFFDQDRKKPLESRVDKLANVVYHNKLGSQLQRVERIETLAGTIARLLDADKADAELAARLSKADLLTDMVGEFPELQGIMGRYYALHDGEKPEVADAIEAHYRPRFAGDALPQGNIACALALADKLETLLGIYGVGQVPTGDKDPFGLRRHALGILRILIETPLDLPLGALLKKAAENFPDGMLSATVAADVESFMLDRLRGYLRDRSFEISHIEAVLYMLNGRLHEALPRLEGVRAFAALDVAKDLAAANKRVQNIMRKNQDELGADLKGAKVKPALLKEDAERELYQAMSDIGPFAQGYFEKREYGQNLKALVTLKPFIDDFFEKVMVMCEDREMRLNRAVLLQQLGRLMNQVADISKLAP